A window from Tindallia magadiensis encodes these proteins:
- a CDS encoding glycine/sarcosine/betaine reductase component B subunit, with product MGMGPSTKETTLHHFQEPMIQLLLKEKDICFTGVIVQGTPEVVSNKKFVADRTADWLHALGVEGAIVSIDSWGNSHIDFTSVLQAVNRKKIPQVGLSFMGNQADPVVEIPRSVTVIDLNKTSEGIESTILGQNTTTFEDARKAIKLLKNKMKKQRRDKQEKNHEEIKNSVNKEIEKAFLQHYYYGIKKIEKAEETRFDQETLWLNCSEFQREERKTTWVEGVRLTIVDPKRKNRKINTILDVMPIAYKEEGALGTGKTKIWEGVKLLLTASDSKGIQPANIGSSEGILSEKMITDRFGTPKETDWLLHLDVTIKAGCAQQREAIYEAHQIAEDLINPLRQLLKEQPLLKASKKEDLSHYYDPARPKVALVKIVSGLGCMYDTAVFPDQPGGCRGAKNMMSLMNMPIWMTPLIYLDGNVHNFS from the coding sequence ATGGGGATGGGTCCATCAACAAAAGAGACAACCTTGCACCACTTTCAGGAACCAATGATTCAGTTGCTTCTTAAGGAAAAAGATATTTGCTTTACAGGCGTGATTGTTCAAGGGACACCAGAAGTAGTTTCAAACAAAAAATTTGTTGCCGATCGTACGGCGGATTGGTTACACGCCTTGGGTGTGGAAGGCGCTATTGTATCCATCGATAGCTGGGGAAACAGCCATATTGATTTTACATCGGTACTTCAGGCTGTCAACAGGAAGAAAATCCCTCAGGTAGGGCTTAGTTTTATGGGGAATCAGGCAGATCCAGTAGTGGAAATACCAAGATCGGTCACCGTGATTGACCTGAATAAAACCAGTGAAGGCATTGAAAGCACCATTCTTGGACAGAACACAACTACTTTTGAAGATGCCCGTAAAGCAATAAAATTATTGAAAAACAAGATGAAAAAACAGAGGAGAGACAAACAGGAAAAAAATCATGAAGAAATAAAAAATTCAGTAAATAAAGAAATTGAAAAAGCATTCCTGCAGCATTACTATTACGGAATAAAAAAGATCGAAAAAGCAGAGGAAACCAGATTTGATCAGGAAACCTTATGGCTTAACTGCTCGGAGTTTCAGAGAGAAGAAAGAAAAACAACATGGGTGGAAGGCGTAAGGCTGACCATCGTTGATCCTAAACGTAAAAATAGAAAAATAAATACTATTTTAGATGTGATGCCCATTGCCTATAAGGAAGAGGGTGCCTTGGGTACAGGTAAAACCAAAATATGGGAAGGGGTAAAACTCTTGCTGACCGCGTCGGATTCAAAAGGAATACAGCCAGCCAATATTGGTTCTTCGGAAGGCATTTTATCGGAAAAAATGATCACCGACCGCTTTGGAACACCAAAGGAAACGGATTGGCTGCTGCATCTGGACGTAACCATAAAAGCTGGTTGCGCTCAGCAGCGAGAAGCTATTTATGAAGCACATCAAATAGCAGAGGATTTGATAAATCCTTTAAGGCAGCTATTGAAAGAACAACCCTTATTAAAAGCATCAAAAAAAGAGGACCTTAGTCACTACTACGATCCTGCAAGACCGAAGGTAGCCTTGGTAAAGATAGTTTCAGGATTAGGCTGTATGTATGACACCGCTGTTTTTCCCGATCAGCCCGGTGGATGCAGAGGGGCAAAAAACATGATGAGCTTGATGAATATGC